A part of Salvia hispanica cultivar TCC Black 2014 unplaced genomic scaffold, UniMelb_Shisp_WGS_1.0 HiC_scaffold_567, whole genome shotgun sequence genomic DNA contains:
- the LOC125199590 gene encoding putative receptor like protein 25 produces MIDARVNHRGEQDQSPFYTDSLILTVKGLNLSYGTILTTFTTIDMSSNRFSGSIPNSVGNLNSLMYLNLSHNCLTGNIPASFGNVTELESLDLSANRLEGEIPTELTKLTFLAVINLSMNDLSGKIPQSNGQFSTFENTSFVGNSGLCGFPLTRKCEEPSPPVMLQEDGYDDYGILDGFCWQAVVSGYGFGFILQDKDEKPWKKCGTTKKKKIQRLSL; encoded by the exons ATGATTGATGCACGTGTGAATCATCGAGGAGAGCAAGATCAGTCTCCATTTTATACAGATTCATTGATATTAACGGTGAAAGGTTTGAATCTGTCGTATGGTACAATTCTGACGACCTTCACAACGATCGACATGTCATCCAACAGATTTTCGGGCAGTATCCCAAACTCCGTTGGAAATTTGAATTCCTTGATGTATTTGAATCTGTCTCACAACTGCCTCACAGGAAATATACCTGCATCTTTTGGAAATGTGACAGAACTCGAGTCGTTGGACCTGTCCGCAAATCGATTGGAAGGGGAAATTCCAACAGAGCTAACGAAGCTCACATTTCTTGCTGTGATAAACCTTTCCATGAATGATCTTTCAGGGAAGATACCTCAATCCAATGGCCAGTTTTCCACATTTGAAAATACATCATTTGTTGGGAATTCTGGACTTTGTGGATTTCCGTTAACCCGAAAATGTGAAGAGCCTTCGCCTCCTGTGATGCTGCAAGAAGATGGTTATGATGATTATGGTATTCTAGATGGATTCTGTTGGCAGGCGGTTGTTTCCGGATATGGATTTGGTTTC ATTTTACAGGATAAAGATGAGAAGCCGTGGAAGAAATGTGGCACcacaaagaagaagaagatacaAAGGTTGAGCCTTTGA
- the LOC125199580 gene encoding uncharacterized protein LOC125199580, with the protein MDTNNVISDANIALILEDILHIYKFETICILYLISMRSRTRLSRRRAGTRKSFTITDRVPNQVNHMNRLVRVTDVDCVDNLRMDRNTFGRLCLLIRQVEGLKDGRFVFVEEQVAMFLGILAHHKKNRIVKFEFWRSGQTISRYFHRVLNAILKLNTLFLVKPDPVTADCLDHRWKWFKGCLGALDGTYIDVLVPNADKPRYRTRKGRISTNTLAVCDRYMRFVYVLPGWEGSAADSRVLRDAVNRVHGLRVPKGNYYLCDNGYANSEGFLTPYKAVRYHLKEWGPTTDLPQNPKEMFNMRHTRARNMASDPIEQALDGGHEGDNVEHEDEVDNVEHADEGGEFVDVIEPSTEWNQKRDEMALAMWNYGHVAGD; encoded by the exons ATGGATACAAATAATGTCATATCTGATGCGAATATCGCCCTGATCCTAGAGGACATCTTGCATATCTACAAGTTCGAGACAATTTGTATTCTTTATCTAATATCTATGAGGTCTCGTACAAGGCTAAGTAGGAGACGGGCAGGCACTAGGAAATCTTTCACCATAACTGATAGGGTCCCAAACCAGGTGAATCATATGAATAGGTTGGTGAGAGTGACAGATGTAGATTGTGTTGACAATCTTCGAATGGATCGTAACACATTCGGGAGGTTATGTCTGCTAATTAGACAAGTGGAAGGGCTGAAAGACGGCAGATTTGTATTTGTGGAGGAGCAAGTAGCAATGTTCTTGGGCATCTTAGCACACcataagaaaaatagaattgtgAAATTTGAGTTTTGGAGATCAGGCCAAACAATATCTCGTTACTTTCATCGTGTACTAAATGCGATTCTGAAGCTGAATACACTTTTTTTGGTCAAACCTGACCCGGTAACTGCTGACTGCCTTGACCACCGATGGAAATGGTTTAAG gGTTGCCTAGGAGCCTTGGATGGTACATACATCGACGTACTTGTACCTAATGCGGACAAGCCGAGGTACCGAACTCGAAAGGGACGtatatcaacaaacacattgGCTGTGTGTGATCGATATATGAGATTTGTGTACGTTTTACCCGGTTGGGAAGGCTCGGCTGCGGATTCTAGAGTACTTCGTGATGCTGTCAATCGAGTTCATGGATTGCGAGTGCCAAAAG GGAATTATTATCTTTGCGATAATGGATATGCGAACAGTGAAGGGTTCTTGACCCCGTACAAGGCAGTTAGATACCATCTCAAGGAGTGGGGACCAACAACAGATTTGCCACAAAATCCAAAGGAAATGTTTAACATGAGACACACAAGAGCACGTAAC ATGGCATCTGATCCGATAGAGCAAGCACTTGATGGTGGTCATGAGGGAGACAATGTTGAACATGAAGATGAGGTTGACAATGTTGAACATGCAGATGAAGGGGGAGAATTTGTTGATGTGATAGAACCTTCAACAGAGTGGAACCAAAAACGAGATGAAATGGCACTAGCCATGTGGAACTAT GGACATGTGGCTGGGGATTGA